The region CCTGCCCCTGGGAAGTGAGTTTCAGCTAAGAGCTCCAAAGTCTCCGTCTCACTAGCGGTGAAGGAGCCATCATGCCTCCTGAGAAGGCCTACTTGATTGCTTCTAGCTTTGGAGAGTATCCTGTGAAGTCTCGCTCCTTGAGGCGTATTTTCAATTTCCTCGCAGAACCTCCTCCATGACGCTCTCTTAGCTTTCCTAATCTCTTTACTGTATTCATTTAGGGCTTTCCGATAGACCTCCCACTCCCCTGTCCTCTTAGCCCTATTGAATAACTTGCGTGTTTTGTCCCTGAGCCTCCTAAGGTTGGAGTTCCACCACGGGACCACACGTTTAGTAGATTTGACCTTGGGAGCACAGTTTTCTTCAAAGGCACTTACAATGCCATTTGAGACCACCTCTACCGCAAGTTCTAAACTCTCCCGCGTTTTGATTACCTTCCCTGCGGATTCCAGATTACGTTCTAGGCAGCTCCTGTAGCCTTCCCAGTCAGTCCTCCGGGGATCCCTGAAGATGACCGTTTGAACGCTGAGAGAAAAAGATATATTAAAACAGATGTGCTTATGATCTGACAACGATTCTACATCACTTACCCTCCAGTTCTGAATATGCCTGGCTAGATTTGAAGATGCAAAAGTCAAGTCCAAAACCTCCTTCCTAACCCTAGTGACAAAGGTGGGTGAACATCCTATGTTTAGAATTTGGAAGTTATTGCATAGAAGAAAGTCATGTAGTAACTCACCCCTATCATTGATGTCGGTGCTCCCCCAGTTGGTGTGGTGGGCGTTGGCATCACATCCCACCAGTATTTCTGCGTTGTGTTTGCGGGCATAGTCGGCCACGGTTGTGAGTTCCGCAGAGGGGTCGTTCCTATCTCCAGGGAGGTATGCCGAACAGAGTATAACTCTCTGCCCGCTCCATCCCTTGAAATTTACATACGCTGCTACCAGGTCGTCTGTGCATAACTCTGGAACAGGTAAAAAGTCAATGTTCTTGCCAAAAGCAATGCAAGCCCTAGGCTTAATTCCGTTAGTATTGTATAAAACTTTACCAACCGAGTTCAGTCCTAGTATGGTTGAGTTCCGCACCCAAGGTTCTTGAAGTAGTGCGAGGTCGACGTGTCCTGCAAGCCGGCTTTCAACAATGGCCGTGGCTGCTGCCGCATGGTGGATGTTTGCTTGCAGGACCCTCGCGGGTGCCGTAGGGCCAAGGCCTTTTATTTGGCCCTCTTGGTGACCCGTTGTGGCCCTCCCCTGCCTCTCGCAACAGGAGTCCTTTGAGGCCCTCCTGTCACCGAGGTTATGGGTCTGGCCCTACCGGGTACCATGCCCCTCGTCATGCCCCTTGTACCTCTAGCTGCCGGTTGCCCGCCCCCACGGCCACGAGAGCCCTGGGGTATAGGAGTTCGGCCGCTAGGTACCATGGTACTTGGCCCTGGAGTAGATTCAGCGAGGGGCTGGGGTTGCTGCTCCGTCTGCTGTGCTGGGGGAGCGTTTGGCCCCCCTTTTAGTCGGAACAGTACCTTCTTAAAGCCAATCGCTACCTCCCCACGATTGGCCTTAAGGGTTTCGGCGGAAGGCTCATCCAGAGCGAAGGTGACCACCTTGCCACCCTGCTCAGCCTTCTCCCCGAGAACTTTCCAGAGCTCTGTATTCAGGCCAAAGTTCTGGACCCTGATCAGCGCCAAGGCTTCCTCCACTGAGGCCGCCTCGGACTCTGGAATGAACGTGATGGCCGTGGCTGGTTTGGGCAATTCACCCTCCGGGATGACGGAGAGTTTCGCCTCCGGCCACGGCTTTAGATTCGGGACCTCATTCACAAGCCAGTCCCTGCTAGCCTGGTTGACACAGGTCACCAGTATCCAGCCTGTCTTGTGAATGAAGCCCAGAAACTGTGGTGCACCGCCCTTCGCATTCGCCCATTGGGTGACCATGGCGAGATTTAGGTGACGGTGGACCAACTTCATCTGGTCCTCACTCATAGGGTCCGAATTACGGATCCCTACTCGTGAGGACCCCGCTACCTCCCTGAAGCTCGGTTGACGAGGCTCCCCTGAGGTTTCAGCGCGGAGTTTCGGGGCCTTTTTCGCTGATCCCTGTGGAGATTCGTCCTCAGAGCGGACCCTTTTTACAGGGCCTTTCTCTTTGGCCGGCTTCTCCACAGCGATGTCCACCCAAGGCTTACGGGCCAATGACAGGGCTTGCTCTTTGGCTACCCCGTCGCCCATAAGCCTGCGGAACCTCTTGCGAGCAGCACCCGACATGCGTTT is a window of Cydia splendana chromosome 1, ilCydSple1.2, whole genome shotgun sequence DNA encoding:
- the LOC134795557 gene encoding uncharacterized protein LOC134795557 encodes the protein MESNNNLESFDAMSSALDLIQAEGSIGAKEAAEASGTPEVCSQGGEGVAEVDRDDIVSGAPGDSSSTKEPRVFKRMSGAARKRFRRLMGDGVAKEQALSLARKPWVDIAVEKPAKEKGPVKRVRSEDESPQGSAKKAPKLRAETSGEPRQPSFREVAGSSRVGIRNSDPMSEDQMKLVHRHLNLAMVTQWANAKGGAPQFLGFIHKTGWILVTCVNQASRDWLVNEVPNLKPWPEAKLSVIPEGELPKPATAITFIPESEAASVEEALALIRVQNFGLNTELWKVLGEKAEQGGKVVTFALDEPSAETLKANRGEVAIGFKKVLFRLKGGPNAPPAQQTEQQPQPLAESTPGPSTMVPSGRTPIPQGSRGRGGGQPAARGTRGMTRGMVPGRARPITSVTGGPQRTPVARGRGGPQRVTKRAK